CACGCGGTCGGCGACGTTGCGGTCCTGGGCCACGTAGATCCAGCCCATCCCGCCGTGCGCAATCACGCCCATGATCTCGTACTGGCCGGCCACCACGTCACCCGGGTGCAGATGCGGGGCGTTCAGGCCCTTCTGCACAACGGCGCGGGTCGGGTCTTTCAGCGCCTCCTTCGGGTCGGTCGGCGCGATCCACGGCAGCTCCACCATGCCGTCGGCCACCGCACGCGCCGCGCGCTTCGCGCCGCGCAGCTCGCGGAAGGTATCGAGCGCTTCGCGCCGCGAGCGTTGCGACGTGTCCTCCTCACGCCGCCCCTCCCTCAGCGCGTCAAGGTCTTTGAACAGCTCAGCCATGTCGCCCAAGCCCGCGTAGTTGCGCTCGTCGCTGTCACTGTCGTCGTCAAGAGCGAACGGGTCGAAGGCGACGGCCTCGGTAGCCGGGTCGTCGCCGGCGAAGGGGTCGTACTCGACGGCCTCGGTGGCGTCGTCTACAGCGTCTTCTACTCTCTCGTCGCGCTCGTTCACTGTTGCTCCTTCGCCTCAGAAGTAGCTCTGTACCGCAGCTCCGGCATCGACGGGCTGGCTAGGCTGCCGGAGAGCCATCTCTCGTACATCGCGTTCCAGGTGCCGTCGTTACGCAGCCGCTCCATCGTGGAGTTGACCTGCATGGTCATCCCGGCATCGCCCTTGTGTGTGCCCACGGCGTACTGCTGGCGGCCGTAGCGCCGCGGCAGGATCGTGGTGTACGGGTCCTGGGCGACCATGCCGGCCAGGATCGCGTCGTCGGCCAGGATCGCGTCGGCGTGGAACTGCTGGGTGGCCATCAGACAGTCCGCCCAAGTGCGGGTGCGCAGGATCGTCGACTGCGGCGCGATCTCGCGCGCGAGCTGCACCAGGTTCGAACCGTCGACAACGCACACGGTGGTGCCCGGGAGGTCATCCTCGCTCAAAATACCCCGGTCCCGGGGTACGAGCAGGCGCACGTACGAGGTCAGGTACGGCGTGGAGAAGTCGACGCTGGCAACGCGGGTCGGGGTGACCGACATCGTGCGGATCACGATGTCGACCTCGCCGTTTTGCAGTGACTGCGCGCGTTGTTGGGAGCCGACGAAGCGGAAATCCACCCGGTCGGGGTCGCCGAAGATGTCGCGGGACACTTCGCGCGCTAGGTCGATCTCGAAGCCGCGCAGGTCGCCTGCGGTGACGTCGCGGTAGGAGAGAAGGTATTGCGACTGGTCGACGCCGACGACGATGCGGCCACGCTCGACGACGTCCGGGATGCGCTCGGCCGGCGTCGCGTTATCCGGGCGCAGCGAGCCCTCCCACTCGGTGTCCTGCGCGAACCCGGTCTCCGGGGCCACCCCGGGCCTGTCCAGCACCGCGCCGGGCGGCAGCGGTACGCCGCTATACGACGGCGGTGGCAACGCCGGCGCAGCAACGCGGGTCTCGCCCCCGGGCGCGCAGGCGCTGAGGGCGGCACACGCCAGTGCCGCTGAGGTGATACGCGCAAACTTTCTCACAGGTACTCCCTCAAGCGGCGGCGAATCCCGAGCCAGATCGACAGCACGGACAAGGCGGTAAAGGCCAAAACGGCGCCGGCGACTGCGCTGGTGGCGTCCAGGGAGGCCACGATGAACTCGCGCATGTCCTGGCGAGACTGGCCGATCAGCCCGGACAGGGCGTTGTCCAGCCTGGTGTAGGCGCGCGAGGAGGATGCCAGTCCCTCGTCCGGGTTCGGGTCGGTAAGGACTTGGACGGCGGTGTCGAACTCGCCGCCGCCAAGGGTTTGCGCGAACTGGGTGTGCGCCTCATCCCACTGGTCCAGCGCCTCGCGCGCCGAGGCGATCAGGTCCGGGTCCGTCGAGCCGGATGGGGGCGCTGAGGCGGAATCCAGTGCGCGGGAGACCGAGTCGTAGGTTTCTGAGAAGGTCAGGTCGGTATCCGAGACGGACTGGCGGCGCAGTAGCGCGAAGATTTCGTCGGTGCGGGTCTCTTGGGCGTCGATACGCGCGCTGGTCAGCTCCTCCCAGGGCGTGGAGGCGCGCTCGAAGTCGCGCTGGCCGGACTGCCACACCGAGTAGTTGGCCACCGAGGCCCAGATAATCGCGATGAGCATCATCACGGTCGCGGCGATGAACCCGCGGTTGAGGCGGCGGCGGAACACCTTCCACAGCCACACCTGCGCCAGCAGCAGGAAAATAAGCGCTGCGACCAGGCCTGAGAGTGGCACCCACTGGGGCCGGGCGAGGCGCTCCATCTCGTCGGCGACCTGCTCGCGCGTGAGGTTGAACAGTTCGGTGGCGTTGCCCAGCATCCGCTCGCGCATCACGTTCGAGCTCGACGACATGTACGCCACGCTCACGGGGTTGCCCATGCGCTGGTTGGTTTTCGCCCGCTCCATCAGCCCGGCGTAGACGGGGATGTCGCGCTGGATCTGCAGCACCAAGCGGCGGATCTCGTCGTCGCGCGCGCCGGAATCGACGGTGCCTTCGAGCACCTCGTTCGCGGCGATGACGGCCATATCGACCGACTCCATGAAGCGGTTCATGTCGTACTCGCTGGAAATGCCCGGCTGCACGAACGTGGAGGTGGCAATCGTGTCGGCCTGCGACAGGGAGGTGATCAACGTGTGCGCCGAGTTGCTCATCGGCTCGGTGGAGTTGACCAACACGTCCATCGCCTCCTGGCGCGCAGCCATGGTCTGGCTCATGGACACGCCGGCGGCGATCAGCGCCAGCGTGAGCACCAGCATCATCGACAGCAGCTGGCCGGGGGTGGTGGTGATGAAGTCGATAACGCGGCGCACCCAGCGCAGCGGGCCGGTAAACGTTTCGGCCATCTTGACGCGGGCGGAGCGGTTTTCGGGCAGGGCTTCGAGCTCGTCGACGAAGGCGTCGTCAAGCGGAGCGTCGTCGATCACGCTCGCTTGCTGCACCATTGCTATACCATAACCCGCCAAAAGCTTATCGTGCTGTAACTATCAGCCGATTGTTGGCTAGCGTGGCCCGCGCGTGCCTAAAGTGGGTGGCATGGAAGGCGACGGCAACGGTTGGGTCGAAGGCCCCGCGGGCATGAAACTGTGGGGGCGCTTCGGCGCGTCCGGGCTCTTTTTGCAGGCAGGGGGCCGGGTTCTGCTGCAGCACCGCGCGACGTGGACAGCCCAGGGCGGCACCTGGGCGCTGCCCGGCGGGGCCCGCGACTCGCACGAGACTGTGGAGCAGACCGCGCTGCGCGAGACGGTGGAGGAGTGCGGGATTGACCCTTCCCTGATCACCGTGACCTCGGCGATGGTCACTGCCGGCCCGTTCCCGTCGGGCTGGACCTACACCACGGTGTTCGCGTCGACGAACACCGGCGAGCCGATCCCGGTGGAGCCGAACGAGGAGTCGGCGGAGCTGCGCTGGGTCCCGGTGGACGGGATCCGCGCCTTGCCGCTGCACCCGGGCTTCGAAGCGTCGCTCGACGCGGTTGTCGGGCATACTAAACCGCATGATTGACGTTCACAATCTGACCAAACACTACGGTCCGGTACGCGCGGTCGACGACCTGACGTTCACCGTCAAACCCGGCGTGGTCACGGGCTTCCTCGGCCCCAACGGCGCCGGCAAGTCCACGACGATGCGCATGATCCTCGGCCTCGATTCGCCCACCTCGGGCACGGCGCTTATCGACGGCTCCCCCTACGCATCCCTGAAACAGCCGGCACGCCGCGTCGGTGCGCTTCTCGACGCCAAAGGCGTGCACCCGAACCGCTCCGCGCGCGCCTCGCTTCTGTGGCAGGCCCAGGCCTCCGGCATCCCGGACGCGCGCGTCGACGAGGTCATGAGCCTCGTAGGATTGAGCGACGTGGCGTCCAAGCGCGCCGGGGGCTTTTCGCTCGGCATGGGCCAGCGCCTCGGCATCGCCTCGGCGCTTCTGGGGGACCCGGAATACCTGATCCTGGACGAGCCGGTCAACGGCCTCGACCCGGAGGGCATCCGCTGGGTGCGAGGGCTGCTGCGCGCCCTGGCCGATGAGGGCCGCACGATCTTGGTGTCCTCCCACCTGCTCGCGGAGATGGCGCAGACCGCCGATCACCTCATCGTGATTGGCCGCGGCAAGCTCGTGGCGGACACGTCGGTCCACGACTTCATCAAGGGCAACTCCGCGGTTACCACCGTCGTGCGCCCGGTGGACCCGGCCGCGATGGAGACCGCCCTGGCCGCGGCCGGGGTGAGCTTCGAGCGCGTCGTCGATGCTGAGGGCAGGCCGACGATCGCCGTGGCGGATCACACTTGCGACGAGATCGGCGCCGTGGCGTTTCGCGCCGGGGTGCAGCTCGCCGAGCTGAGCGAGCGCCGCGCCTCGCTCGAGGACGCCTACATCCGCTCCACCGAGGGCCACATCCAGTACCAGGCACAATCCCAGGACACCTCAGGAGGGAAACACCGTGCTTAACCTTGTGCGCGCAGAGTTTACGAAGCTGCGCTCGACCGCCTCCTTCTACTGGACCACCGGCCTGATCCTGGCCATCGCAGCCATTTTCGCCGTCGCGTTCGCCGCCCCGGCTGGGTCGTTGTACTTCCCGATCACCGTGATCATGGCGGTGAGCATGATCTCGGCGATCATCGTGATCGTGCAGTCGGCGATGGTGGTCACCACCGAGTACCGCTTCGGCCTGCAAACCACCAACTTCCGCCTCGCGCCGCAGCGCTGGCAGGTGGCCGTCGCCAAGCTGGCGCTCTACGCCGTGCTCGCCGCGCTGACCGTGCTGGTGGCGCTGATTATCGCCTTCACGCTTGCCGACGCCCTCGCCGACGTCCCCGCGAACTGGACCTCCAACCCGGCGACGCTGCGCGCGCTGTGGGCCGTGCCGCTGGCGACCGCCACGCTGACCATGCTCACCCAGGGCGTCGGCTGGATCGTGCGCAACACCGCGGGCACCGTCACGTTGGTCTTCGCCTTCCAGTTCGTCGTGGAAACCATCGTCGGGTTCATCCCGGGCATCGGGCGCGATATTGCTCAGTACCTGCCGTTTTCCAACTACTACGCGTTCGTGACTAACGCGCCGGCGCAGCACGACAATGTGTGGGTTTCCTACGGCATTTTCCTCGCCTGGGCCGTGGTGGCCTGGGTGGCCGGCGTGGTGCTGCTGCACCGGCGCGACGCGTAAAAGGGTTTTTGACTGCCGATTACACCGCCCGCGCGGGCCCATTAATGCCACATCCGAATAGATGGCAATTGGTGCCCCAAAGCCCTTCTGGCCCGCCGAGAGCCGGTGTTATGTTCTCCGAAACAATTTGGTTGGCGAAATAACTTCGCCCGGTTGATTGAGGAGGATACGTGAGCGCATACACGTCCAAGCCCTACTACAAATGGATCATTCTGCTCGGTTCGTTTCTGGTGTATACCTTCGATGCGATGGAGATTCAAATTCTCTCCTACGCGCTTCCGGGCATCTCGGAGGAGTACGGAATCACTGCGATCAGGGCTGGACTGCTGGCTACGGCAACGCTGATCGGAATGGGGCTTAAGCGGTCCGGTGATGGGTTATATTGCGGACAACAGGGGCAGAAAGTTCGCCCTGTTGACCTGCCTCGTCTTGTTTGTCACCCTGACCGCCGCGATCTACGTCGTCCCCAGCTTCTCGCTGTTCATCTTCCTGCGCCTGCTAGCCGGCATCGGCCTCGGCGGCGTGTGGAGCGTGCTCTCGGCGTACGTCACGGAGACCTGGCCGGCGCACCAGCGCGGCAAGGCGATCGGCTTCGTGCTCGCGGCCTACCCAATCGGCAGCGCGCTGGCCGCCCAGCTGTCGTCCTTCCTCATGCCCGACTGGCGCCTGCTCTTCCTCATCGCCGGCCTGTCTGCGATGCTGCCGCTGGCCTTCGTGCTGATCGGCTTCCGCGAATCCGAGGTGTGGAAGCGCGACCGCGGGGTGACGCAGGAGGGCGAATCCGTCAGCATCAAGGCGCTGTTCACAGGCGGTCGGGCTCGCCTGACCATCATCGCCTCAATCGTCTGCATCCTGGTCATGGTGCCCTACTACGGCGCGACCACCTGGTTCCCGAGCTACCTCGCGCGCGAGCGAGCCTTTGACGCGCAGACCATCGGGAACCACTTCACCCTGATGTCCCTGACTGCGTTTTTGGGGTACTTCTTCTTCGGGTGGCTCGCGGACAAGGTGGGGCGCAAGCCGGCGATCATGGCCTCGCTGATCTCCACCGGCCTGCTGATCGCCGCCTACGGCTACTCCACCTCCCCGAGCATTCTCTGGGTTGTCGCCCCGCTGTACTCCTTCTGCATGGTGTTCCCCGGCCTGTTTGCCCCGTACATCAGCGAGCTCTACCCGACGCGGATGCGTACGACGGGCTCCGGCTTTACCTACAACGTCGGCCGCGGACTGTCGGCATTGGGGCCGATCGTGATGGGGGGCATCGCCACCGCCGCCTCCTTCTCCACCGGGATTGTCATCGCCGGCGGGTTGTTCCTCCTCGCCGCGGTGATCATGCTGACGCTGCCGCGCGTGGATGCGGTCACCGCCGACGACACCGAGGAGTTGGGCGAGCGCGAAGCAGTCGCCGTCTAAGCAGGACCTCATCGAAGCTGGCCCAGGCCTACTGCAGCGCCGAGGTCAGC
Above is a window of Corynebacterium sanguinis DNA encoding:
- a CDS encoding glutamate ABC transporter substrate-binding protein; its protein translation is MRKFARITSAALACAALSACAPGGETRVAAPALPPPSYSGVPLPPGAVLDRPGVAPETGFAQDTEWEGSLRPDNATPAERIPDVVERGRIVVGVDQSQYLLSYRDVTAGDLRGFEIDLAREVSRDIFGDPDRVDFRFVGSQQRAQSLQNGEVDIVIRTMSVTPTRVASVDFSTPYLTSYVRLLVPRDRGILSEDDLPGTTVCVVDGSNLVQLAREIAPQSTILRTRTWADCLMATQQFHADAILADDAILAGMVAQDPYTTILPRRYGRQQYAVGTHKGDAGMTMQVNSTMERLRNDGTWNAMYERWLSGSLASPSMPELRYRATSEAKEQQ
- a CDS encoding NUDIX domain-containing protein gives rise to the protein MEGDGNGWVEGPAGMKLWGRFGASGLFLQAGGRVLLQHRATWTAQGGTWALPGGARDSHETVEQTALRETVEECGIDPSLITVTSAMVTAGPFPSGWTYTTVFASTNTGEPIPVEPNEESAELRWVPVDGIRALPLHPGFEASLDAVVGHTKPHD
- a CDS encoding ABC transporter ATP-binding protein — translated: MIDVHNLTKHYGPVRAVDDLTFTVKPGVVTGFLGPNGAGKSTTMRMILGLDSPTSGTALIDGSPYASLKQPARRVGALLDAKGVHPNRSARASLLWQAQASGIPDARVDEVMSLVGLSDVASKRAGGFSLGMGQRLGIASALLGDPEYLILDEPVNGLDPEGIRWVRGLLRALADEGRTILVSSHLLAEMAQTADHLIVIGRGKLVADTSVHDFIKGNSAVTTVVRPVDPAAMETALAAAGVSFERVVDAEGRPTIAVADHTCDEIGAVAFRAGVQLAELSERRASLEDAYIRSTEGHIQYQAQSQDTSGGKHRA
- a CDS encoding ABC transporter permease subunit, giving the protein MLNLVRAEFTKLRSTASFYWTTGLILAIAAIFAVAFAAPAGSLYFPITVIMAVSMISAIIVIVQSAMVVTTEYRFGLQTTNFRLAPQRWQVAVAKLALYAVLAALTVLVALIIAFTLADALADVPANWTSNPATLRALWAVPLATATLTMLTQGVGWIVRNTAGTVTLVFAFQFVVETIVGFIPGIGRDIAQYLPFSNYYAFVTNAPAQHDNVWVSYGIFLAWAVVAWVAGVVLLHRRDA
- a CDS encoding MFS transporter; this encodes MGYIADNRGRKFALLTCLVLFVTLTAAIYVVPSFSLFIFLRLLAGIGLGGVWSVLSAYVTETWPAHQRGKAIGFVLAAYPIGSALAAQLSSFLMPDWRLLFLIAGLSAMLPLAFVLIGFRESEVWKRDRGVTQEGESVSIKALFTGGRARLTIIASIVCILVMVPYYGATTWFPSYLARERAFDAQTIGNHFTLMSLTAFLGYFFFGWLADKVGRKPAIMASLISTGLLIAAYGYSTSPSILWVVAPLYSFCMVFPGLFAPYISELYPTRMRTTGSGFTYNVGRGLSALGPIVMGGIATAASFSTGIVIAGGLFLLAAVIMLTLPRVDAVTADDTEELGEREAVAV